The Zerene cesonia ecotype Mississippi chromosome 4, Zerene_cesonia_1.1, whole genome shotgun sequence sequence GGTATAACGCGACACTGGCTTCACTGTCTGTCTGatagtgaataaaaaaaatctaagttGACCAAAGACCAAAGTTGAATAAAAGAATGACTATTATGTATAGAACCGATAGTGGCCGCCCTGGACTGATTTTTCTAcaatatatcctactataatataatggaaaatgcaacaatttattatgcaattatttCCCAAAAAGATAGGACTAGTGAAAGATAGGAAAAGTGAACTGAATAAACTTATCAAGTAACGACTAACACATGATTTTGACCATCCAGCAGTTTAACAACTTTAATATCATCACACAATACTGACtaccttttattattattatcagtcTTTGAAGTTTAAGGAATGCTCCCTTATAAGATGATTACTCCATCAACTTTGAATAAGCGTAAACGTATTGCAAATATGCAGCTGTCGGAAATTTCCACATGTCTAAAGCCTCTTGATATGTAGGTATTGGTAGTATTGGTGGTGAATATCCTGCATTCAAAACGTTCACGGACTTTTTTGCATCGACTGAAACTGGCTTCTTGTGATCATCTTTTGCTTCTTTATGAATGTCATGTGGTTGTGAATTTTTGACATCAATTTTTTCATTACGATTTTGTCTAACTTCATTACATTTCTTTGCATGTGTACTCAATTTTTCAACTTtgcctatttttatatttgctgCTTTACGATCCAGTTCTTTGTTTGGTTTTTCTGCACTTTTAGTatcattactattattaaGAACTTCGCTCGCTATTTTCTTAACAACAGCTATGTTCGATGTTGTTTTTAACACTCTATACGTCGTCGATTTTGAAGAGTCCAGATTAAATATTGCTGGCCTGTGTTTAAGGGGAACCTGGGAGAAACTCTGAAAATAGTGGAGCTGATGGCATTGTTGgcttgaataaaaatgttgtcttattttatttaatgtaggaTATAAAGGATATGGACATTTTGGTGGAGGAGGAACGTGTTTGCATCTTATACGAGTTTCATTTTCTGAATTAGTAAAAGAGGACTTTATCCTCAGTGATCGGCGGGGCATCGCTTTAGGTTTAGAATCATAATATGAGGGTTTTCGGCTAACGTCTGTTTTTTGGGTAGACATAATTGCAGTATCAGTTTGTAGCGACATCATATTACCTGTAAAGAGAAACTTGGATTTAAGAAAATGAATTAGCTTTGAACgcttttttagtttttcgtgcatatacagaaataatacaattctactttcattacatttattagtCTTTTTTGcccaaatttcaatatattacatcggaaaaaataaaaacattttcaaggtcaaataacttgtttttaaatgagGA is a genomic window containing:
- the LOC119839812 gene encoding uncharacterized protein LOC119839812; its protein translation is MEVNGNMMSLQTDTAIMSTQKTDVSRKPSYYDSKPKAMPRRSLRIKSSFTNSENETRIRCKHVPPPPKCPYPLYPTLNKIRQHFYSSQQCHQLHYFQSFSQVPLKHRPAIFNLDSSKSTTYRVLKTTSNIAVVKKIASEVLNNSNDTKSAEKPNKELDRKAANIKIGKVEKLSTHAKKCNEVRQNRNEKIDVKNSQPHDIHKEAKDDHKKPVSVDAKKSVNVLNAGYSPPILPIPTYQEALDMWKFPTAAYLQYVYAYSKLME